The following coding sequences are from one Primulina eburnea isolate SZY01 unplaced genomic scaffold, ASM2296580v1 ctg567_ERROPOS1600000+, whole genome shotgun sequence window:
- the LOC140821462 gene encoding uncharacterized protein: protein MWGLSTKNGYGMDSKMHDIYVVQFTGSTHLYKDLKKKDKADYFFFVDPGNIPTCPIGTDGRDLSQHIADQLEAVCRDSICLIPYNTGYHWILTIVNEDKNMIYLLDSTSNRNRDDTWKIIVTNGVKMYNASKGICKGPGFKLLTGNLKQSGSVECGYCVMRYMKEILDCDDPRLEKMFAGCIKNQYYTQSQYDEVRSEWNEIVYSYVGA from the exons ATGTGGGGATTATCTACCAAGAATGGATATGGAATGGATTCAAAAATG CATGACATATACgtagtccaatttacgggttctacacacCTCTACaaagatttgaagaaaaaagaCAAGGCTGATTATTTTTTCTTTGTGGATCCCGGTAATATACCTACATGCCCGATTGGCACAGATGGCCGTGACTTATCACAACATATTGCTGACCAGTTGGAAGCAGTGTGTAGAGATAGCATCTGCCTCATCCCATACAACACTGG gtACCATTGGATCTTGACAATCGTCAACGAAGATAagaatatgatatatttattggaTTCTACGTCTAACAGGAACCGAGATGATACATGGAAAATTATTGTGACAAA TGGGGTGAAGATGTACAATGCCTCGAAGGGTATTTGTAAAGGGCCAGGTTTTAAATTATTGACG GGTAATCTGAAACAAAGTGGTTCGGTTGAATGTGGATATTGTGTCATGAGGTACATGAAAGAGATACTCGATTGCGATGATCCACGGTTGGAGAAGATG tttgcaGGATGCATCAAGAACCAATATTACACTCAATCTCAATATGACGAGGTCAGAAGTGAATGGAATGAAATTGTTTACTCCTATGTAGGTGCTTAA